GTCCTATTCTCCAAGAACACACGCCCAGATCCTGTGTGCCAATGATTGGGAATCAATCATTCTGGGCTTCAACCCaggagtcccaacacactcCTACTCCCTGCCCTGAGAGCCTCTATTCATGACCACTtcttcatatcagaaaatattccgtCTACGGCCAGTTTCATCCATCTACCAGCTTTTTTTATCCCCTCCCGATTTCTTTCACCTTCAAAATACCTAGAATTTTCCGTCATCTGAGAGGTCTTACCGggtcttacctcggagttggGTGCGTGGACGTTAGTCAATATGAAAATCCTCTGGCCCATGGATGCTCGTGCTGCGTAACGCGTCCGAGGTAAGAATGGTTAAAAAGCAGGCCTCTGGgcatgactcgaaatgggagttGCGTGGTCAATTTACAGAAATTTGCAGCTCAATTTAAGGCCTCTGGAACtctccatcaacaccgggaaTGTCAACCACCAAGCTGCATTGAACCAAGACATGTCGCCCGCATTGAAAGAGCTGTCCTTTTCAGAAGAGAGGAGGGTCCAAGCTTATACATTGTACCATCAAGATCTGACTAATGAAACACTCCAAAAGAGCCCACAGCCTCTGAGGAGCACAGAGTCATACCACTACCATTGATTGGAAGTCCAGAACTTTGATGTCTTTAACGGTATCGTCCCAGAGGCAGTCGTTTTTCATCATCACAAGAACCTGTAGTGCAGAAGGTTACAGTGATGTCCAGAAAActaccatccccttttgcagccctggGCGGAACTCGAGATGGACGTAGCCTTTAAGAAGGTGAAGAGCAAAGCAACTGCAACATGTGGGATGTCGCCTTTGTCGCTTTCATTTGTCTGGACCTAAGTCTAGCTCTCCAAGAAACGTGCCAAAAACACATCAGCACCTccctccattccttttttgtcccacCAAAATGGATAGTCGATCGaagtcatcttcattcacaATAAGGGTCCATACGACCATCTTGCTTCAGAATCTCGTCCTTGATGTCCAACCTACCATCACAGCTGTCCATTCTCCAGATTCTTTCTGTACGCATGTCTGTATGTAGTAATTCATTCAGTTTTATATAttttaagcaataaaagaCTAAGGTAAAATGAGTATTTTTAATTAATCCcagatgtttggtttggtttggaagaacatttcaattgaCCTCTGATTTGGATAAAGACCTTTATTGGATTTATAGGATACAATGAGAACATAATTGGTCGTACAAATAGATGGTGATAACATAGATATAACCTCTGCGATTGGGCTCTTAAATCTTATTCGAAAATACGGGCATGGATGGTATGATGTGTCTAGAGCTGAGGTCGAGGAGTAGGTGGATTTAAAAGAAGGCCCGGATTAACAACAAGTCCATTGCCTCCGATCAACAATTCTCTTCTCTCAAAGTGTCATGGGCGAAAAGAATGCTTAGGAAGACAGGTCACTGCTTCGATCGGAAGTACTTGATAATCCAGCACCTCTCCATTCTGGGAATTTGAGAGCTTGTATCAATTGCCAACATAACACGAGGGAGGATCAATCCGGACACCATGACCACCATTCAAGGTGTCCAAGCAAAGTCAATCTTCAATAacatggtcttggagagagcTCTGCTCACTTGTAAAGTGACCttgatgaaaccagggtgtttTCCAATCTCAAATCATTGATGTTATGGTGTTTGTTACTACTTTCCCTTTGCGGTTGCCAATCGACATTGGACAGCAAGATCTACTGATTAGTTTATTCTAACTCCTTCCCTAAACATAGATACCGACAATGTGAATAGATTGCTTGAACAAAGAACATAGATCTAATACATGATCGAGTAGATTAGCTGTTTTTGGCAACAAGATTGAATCACCTGTAGtgtaaatgaatgaataagatGGATCTTCACGATTCAAACCCAAGATGTAATCctgggattcaatcttggagattcaaacctggacttccatcctagtgtaaaggtACCCTTAGCAAACAGGTTTGGAAGGACTCCGAGACACATTACCATGAATGGCTtttaaaaagccaaaatctAATATTTGCAATCGGCATTGCCAATCcactgaacaatcaacttttgATGAAGTTCAAACACATGTTCACTATAAAATCGATATCTTTCCATACACAAATTATCATTCCTAAGTTCAAGAACCATCTACAAacaccatgatcaagtccgtCATCTTTCCCATCATCTTGGCCTTGTCGGGCATGACCTTGTTATCCGTGGCTTCACCCGCTCAACCCGAGGATCCTTTACCCGATGATGTTCAACAATACGTCCTTACCGAGGTCAAACTGGTTGAAGGTGTTGAGGCTGATGAGGATgtggacgacgacgaagaggagTCCAACAATGGGGTCCAAGACAGGTACGTGCTTATCCACAACTGTTCTTATAGGTTGAGAGACTCATTTGAAATTCTTTTCGGGGTTTGTCATTTTCAGGATCTTGCCCAGGGTTTGGTGCCGATTGAAGTGCGCTCCCATTTGCATTGCTCAGCCCAATGCTACTTGTGTGTGCACCAAGACCTTCCTCGGGATCTTTCCCCTCTTCACCATCAACCTTCCATGTTGCTAGATGATGCTGGACCTGTCTTATTTCTTTCGCATTAAAACTTCAAgacaaatcatgaaaaatagACAATAAATCACTCATACTGCAGCAATCATTTCAATTAGTTTTAGATATCTGGTATTTGTATCTTACGTGCTTTCATCTGTTGAATGCCCTCAAACAGGTAGGTGTACTACTGTGAGGCGACTGtgactagtgttggggcgagtttggcaaaagactcgagtccagcagaggactcaagtattgtactcaagtcgaacaaacaCCAAAACCTCGCCCTAGCAATAGTTCTATTTCCACATGCAAACCGGGTTCAATATTGGTTTTCCACCCTAGTGTAAAGTCGCGCCCTTAGATGACCAACTTCAGTCAGTCTTCTCTAGCCCGGTGGGATGGAACCAATCTGAGTGAAATGTAAGTTTTCCGGCTTGGAAAAGGATCTAACAAAGGTATACACTTGGGTTAGAAACAATCATATTTCCTTGAATGACAGCGCGTTTCGGCTCATGAAGTAGGGGGACGTTTAGGCTAGCTCTGACAGGTTCGTTTGTGTTGAGTCTTCTCCCCTGGGATTCTAATGTTGCTAACGCTGAACCTTTAACGCTCTCTGAATAAAGTAATGAGatcagttccaaatcaaacagtttgtttgctggtaccagcgtCAGttatgcaagtttggggcttcaaacacgtttttgagaaactcacccttctttcacattgctatgtGAGGAAAGGTCGGTTTCGCTAAAACGTGTTTggagccccaaacttgcataactggcattggcaggcaagtttgtttgctggtaccagcgcttgcctaaatgtccgaatggAGCGTTTGTTGAGGCTCCAGTCATTTAACTGGACGATACAAATATCGAAATTCAAAGAGTTCCGTCTATGATAGACTTAGGGGTTCAATTAGGAGACAATGTTAAATTTACTGAGCATATCCATGAGAGAGTCGTCAAAGCCTACCAAACCAGCGGATGGATATACTGTACGTTTAATCCTAGGGACGTGATCACCATGCTAACTTCGTCCAATCCCAACTCGGGTATGCCTCccctatttgggctccagtGACCTCAGCTGGGCTACATAAAAGTAGAGAGGGTACTACGCTCTGCTACCCAAAGTATGACTGGCATAAACGGCTAAAGTAATTGTGATAGACTTAAACGTCTTTGACTCTGCAACATAGAGAGCAGATAAGAGAGCTATTTGACAATTTATGcctttaaatgcattcacgGCCTGTGTCCCAATCCAGGGATTAACTTTAGTCTCAATAAACGACGAGGTATCACATGCGAAGTTAGGCTGAGGGTTAGCCCTGGAGAAAGTAAATCTTCTCGTAccttgaaatcaattttcgTATTGCTTAGAGCACCTACCTGATTCATTTTATTGCCATTCCCCCACATTCTAGTTTCACcagggatgggaaattattaaagaccattttcgaccacctttaagaaaatggtggcagaaattggtccaaactaagtggcagaaaatggaaaaaaagaagtcttCTGACACATTGAAACCACCTTTTTATTATACTTACAGACGTATTCAACTCGTTTTCATGTCTGATTGTAGCCTTGACATGCTGGGAGGGGTTTTTCGCGTTGAAGCAAGacacaaatcaagaaatatcaCTCGAGTCTGAATAAGTCAAATTCCGCAGTCTTGTTGACAATGTCAAATTGGCATGGAGTGAGTTTCAACCAGAAAGTTATATTTTTTAGTTTGGAATCATGTCAGGGTCAGTAAATACTTTTGCGTTTTTAACTTTTAACGATTTAAACTCTTTATTTTGCAACAAATGTTAGAAGCACGATTCTAACTTCGAAAAATAACAGACATGTGTCCTAGTCTCAAAGGACGTTTGAATGTCAATCTGACctaaaacaaggaaaaatcaaGTCTGAAATGATGTGCTTGGAAAAAAGTCAGTTTTGCCACAATGCAGCATGTTTATGATACGGCAAAACGAATATTTGTTAatctaatttgatttgattaagcaATTGACTTAGATCGAGAATTTCTTACTCAATTCTGTCGAGGAACAAAgtccattgctcaaaattcaCGACTGAAAGCCACGCCGCAAGAAATAATGCGGCAGTAAAATGCCACTACGATAATTTTGACAGCCCTGCTGCTACAGCTAAACCACGGTCAGAGTCTCCAAATATcgcgggtttttttttgcagttttgcGCTTTTGACCCAgcgtttttcttgaaaatttatCACTAGTTATTATAGCTGATTCCTGGACATACTTCACACCTAAAATACCCAGACACAGAAAAAACTGTTATGTAGAAAGCTATTCAAAGGGATTAAAAAATGTTACATGAATGTAAACTGAATGCGAACATTGATCCAgcaaatttcgaaaaaaaatctcgacCCTGTGTTTTTAGGTcagaggcctcatctgcgaatagatacttgtcaagacattgaaattactggttccATCGATAAATctcctttttggaacaattaacatgggcaaaatactaaccaaagtcaaaatgggaccttATGTAATGGGGCCTGGTGTACTGAATGCAAACATTGATCCAGCAAATCTCGTAAATTTTTGTCGACCCATGTTTTCAGATttgaggcctcatctgcgcATACAGACTTGTCGTGACATTGAAATTTCTTGTTCTATCGAAAAATATAATTATTGGAACAAATACCAgaggcaaaatactaaccaaagtcaaaatggggCCTTATGTCATGGGGCTCTGTGTTACTAGTGTGTCCTAGAGCAGGAGTTGTGAATCTcgccagccatcacattgtccGTAACTAATTCTGTGTCCAGTCCATATCAGTTTGGTTTTCCTTATGTGAGTGTGGTTAGCGTTTAAAAGTGTCCATGAGAAAGGTCTTGAAAGAGAATCGAACTGGGAACCTCTCTCAACATCATGCGTTTCGCTTATTTTTCACCGCTCATGGATAGTTGAGCAAttcctttgaaaattcaatatacTTTTGCACTGGCTTGCCCCCCCGCACGTGTTTGTCtgagcaaaattcaaaatgaaaaaccaaCAGAAATATCAAAAGCCAGCTGACTATCACAACCCTGGCCATCGTCAAGGCCAACAAAGAGACGAAAAGGCCATAGCAATGGCCGATATTCGACCTTAGGCACCCTTTAAAGGCCAATAACGATCATAAAGTCTGATCAagtgggacattgaagcagaaAAAGGAGATGACGTCTTCGCAAGCGGAGAAATCACTTATGTGTAGTACCCGAAAGGTATCTGGTTCTGAACGCCTTTagaagtatccatgagctttttgcCAGTCCAAGTATTAGGTTTAATCAAGTCACATAGAGAAAAAGAAGTGACTCAGTTTAGATGGGAGTCGTTTGTACGCTTTCAACATTTGTTGTATttctgaagttgaaaaaacTAACAATTATTCATTGCATCATAgactttccaaaaaaaggcatttgaCTCAAATAGATCATGTtacaaatcaattttcttccactGACCGTTTATTTGACTGTTAACTTGAATATAGAAGACAGCGTGTAATTGACCAAAAGGCAATCCAATTATCAAATATTCCCAATCTAGCCAAGCGGTCAAAGAGGCAGCgctaacaaggcaagaatcctctctccaggtgtcgtgggttcaaaccccggcgccggaagtaaTCCTTTCAGGGAGCTGGTGTAGCGGAGTGGTCTAAGAGGCAGTGttaacaaggcaagaatcctctccctaggtgtcgtgggttcaaaccccggcgctGGAAGTAACCCTTTACAGGGGGGAGATGTGGTGTAGTGTTtagtgcagtttcctagcatgagagaggttcctggttcgattctcctccccaacctttctcaaggaaacttttagacgctaactacacccacagacagagaacaaatctgataccggacttgaaacggcctatcggaatttggacttggatgatgcgatggctggcttcgctggccgggcgaggtgcaccctGCGACCCTAACACCCCAAaccaaataaagaaaaaaggggGCAATCAATGGGTGGGTTGGGCAGAGTGAGGTTTTGGTAGTAGGAGAATTGGGACAtagaagcaggaaaggaagatgacgtcatcgtcaagttttgggaagttacttgcatttttgaggCTTATTcgttctttgttaagggattaatTAGAGTCccagttcatctatccataaaaggaatggttcatg
This DNA window, taken from Tigriopus californicus strain San Diego chromosome 9, Tcal_SD_v2.1, whole genome shotgun sequence, encodes the following:
- the LOC131886421 gene encoding uncharacterized protein LOC131886421 produces the protein MIKSVIFPIILALSGMTLLSVASPAQPEDPLPDDVQQYVLTEVKLVEGVEADEDVDDDEEESNNGVQDRILPRVWCRLKCAPICIAQPNATCVCTKTFLGIFPLFTINLPCC